From Nerophis lumbriciformis linkage group LG11, RoL_Nlum_v2.1, whole genome shotgun sequence, one genomic window encodes:
- the rab11fip3 gene encoding rab11 family-interacting protein 3 isoform X3 — translation MVLDMQNEVTDSAYLGSESTYSECETFTDEDTGALVPPEMHEDVDTDSGIEAALHDPEDAMNRFSLNSELHNPSLVTVIGGEEEHFEDFGESNTSELLLENNQDGVADSPLAQTPQQLNVSSLLSPSAPAPLPDCFQSFLREEALDFFCSQCHKQISRLEDLSTRLNYLEMTSAGKRLSSKKVARHLLQNSSITLDTVSDLTRDILELADNDITDKMLLLERRVAELEKESEASGEQHTRLRQENLHLVHRANALEEQLKEQELLADEQLHYETRRHKEALSKMERERGMEVENLQARTQQLDEENSELRSCVPCLRANIERLEEEKQRLEDETDVMTTRWKDEMESRQKMADKLSYERHQNQKEKESTQELIEDLRKQLEHLQLYKLEAEAKRGRTPGAGLQEYQTRTREAELEQEIKRLKQDNRSLKEQNDELNGQIINLSIQGAKSLMSASFSDSLAAEINSVSRSELMETIHKQEEINYRLQDYIDKVIVAIMESNPSILEVK, via the exons ATGGTTTTGGATATG CAAAATGAGGTGACCGACAGTGCGTACCTGGGTTCAGAGAGCACCTACAGTGAATGTGAGACCTTCACTGATGAGGACACCGGCGCCCTTGTGCCCCCCGAGATGCACGAGGATGTGGACACGGACAGCGGTATCGAGGCGGCTCTTCATGACCCCGAAGACGCCATGAACAG GTTCTCCCTAAACTCGGAACTGCACAACCCCTCCCTGGTGACGGTCATCGGCGGCGAGGAGGAGCACTTTGAAGATTTCGGGGAGAGTAATACCTCAGAACTGTTGCTGGAAAACAACCAGGACGGCGTGGCCGACTCCCCTCTCGCACAGACGCCACAGCAGCTCAATGTCTCCTCTCTGCTCTCTCCCAG CGCACCCGCTCCTCTCCCTGACTGCTTTCAGAGCTTCCTCAGGGAGGAGGCGCTGGACTTTTTCTGTAGCCAATGTCACAAACAAATAAGTCGCCTTGAGGACCTCTCCACGCGCCTCAATTACCTAGAGATGACTAG TGCTGGCAAGAGGCTGTCCAGTAAGAAGGTGGCAAG GCATCTTCTGCAGAACAGCTCAATAACACTGGACACCGTGAGCGACTTGACCCGCGACATTCTGGAGCTGGCCGACAATGATATCACAGATAAG ATGCTGCTGCTCGAGCGTCGCGTGGCTGAGCTGGAGAAGGAGTCTGAAGCTTCGGGGGAGCAGCACACTCGCCTGCGGCAGGAGAATCTTCATCTGGTACACCGTGCTAACGCCTTGGAGGAGCAGCTGAAGGAGCAGGAGCTTCTCGCGGACGAGCAGCTGCATTACGAGACGCGGCGTCACAAGGAGGCTCTGAGCAAAATGGAGAGGGAGAGAGGAATGGAGGTGGAGAACTTGCAAGCCAG AACGCAGCAACTAGATGAAGAGAATAGTGAGCTGAGGTCCTGTGTTCCTTGTCTACGAGCCAACATTGAGAGATTAGAAGAG GAGAAACAGAGGCTTGAAGACGAGACGGATGTGATGACCACCAGGTGGAAGGACGAGATGGAGTCCCGCCAGAAGATGGCTGACAAGCTGAGCTATGAACGCCATCAGAACCAGAAAGAGAAGGAGAGCACGCAGGAG CTGATTGAGGATCTGCGCAAACAGCTTGAGCACTTGCAGTTATACAAGCTGGAGGCGGAAGCAAAAAGAGGCCGCACACCCGGCGCGGGATTGCAGGAGTACCAGACGCGCACTCGTGAGGCAGAACTGGAACAAGAGATCAAACGACTCAAGCAG GACAACCGCAGCCTAAAGGAGCAGAATGACGAGCTGAACGGCCAGATCATCAACCTGAGCATCCAGGGAGCAAAGAGCCTCATGTCGGCCTCATTTTCAGACTCTTTGGCAGCTGAGATTAACTCTGTGTCACGCTCTGAG TTGATGGAGACTATTCACAAACAGGAAGAGATCAACTACAGGCTCCAGGACTACATTGACAAAGTAATCGTGGCCATCATGGAGTCCAACCCTTCCATTCTCGAAGTCAAATAG